The proteins below come from a single Oncorhynchus gorbuscha isolate QuinsamMale2020 ecotype Even-year linkage group LG12, OgorEven_v1.0, whole genome shotgun sequence genomic window:
- the LOC123991095 gene encoding uncharacterized protein LOC123991095 isoform X1 has product MTGLGPSAWTIMEVALWVCLSFLCLQGSLPQLTHGADCTGSSQENNCVSGQTTGGKNEGLVRLKPSAARKTHNQKQPQMWLGDDLPSDVLLDRQKRQLGRNSLLPGSFSAEGFPNTLIKVQFLNDPTGMLFLQTERARRHLGQLGTKKNKYKSRVGSFSLLSNNPTASLQVTRVRRQVQNERKKVKSRGRVGAYSVAGRVDSSHKIPPLPSESINLPGTETQDERTEEKTLFAEEVIC; this is encoded by the exons ATGACGGGGCTGGGCCCCAGTGCCTGGACCATCATGGAGGTTGCTCTTTGGGTGTGCCTAAGTTTTCTCTGCCTGCAGGGCAGCTTGCCCCAGCTCACACATGGTGCAGACTGTACTGGGTCATCACAGGAAAATAACTGTGTCAGCGGGCAGACCACCGGAGGAAAG AATGAAGGGCTTGTGCGCCTGAAGCCATCTGCTGCAAGAAAGACCCATAACCAGAAACAGCCACAG ATGTGGCTAGGTGACGACTTGCCATCGGATGTGCTATtggacagacagaagagacagtTGGGGAGGAACTCCCTTCTTCCTGGGTCCTTCTCAGCCGAGGGCTTCCCCAACACACTCATCAAAGTTCAG TTTCTAAATGATCCCACGGGAATGttgttcctccagacagagcGGGCCAGGAGACACCTAGGCCAGTTGGGGACCAAGAAGAACAAGTATAAATCCAGAGTgggatccttctctctcctcagcaaCAACCCCACTGCCTCCCTACAG GTAACCAGAGTACGGAGGCAGGTGCAGAATGAGAGGAAGAAGGTGAAGTCAAGAGGACGAGTCGGAGCGTATTCCGTTGCGGGACGAGTCGACTCATCCCACAAAATCCCCCCCCTCCCATCTGAGTCAATCAATCTTCCAG GGACAGAGACGCAAGATGAGCGCACGGAAGAAAAAACTTTGTTTGCCGAAGAAGTGATTTGCTGA
- the LOC123991095 gene encoding uncharacterized protein LOC123991095 isoform X2, whose translation MTGLGPSAWTIMEVALWVCLSFLCLQGSLPQLTHGADCTGSSQENNCVSGQTTGGKNEGLVRLKPSAARKTHNQKQPQMWLGDDLPSDVLLDRQKRQLGRNSLLPGSFSAEGFPNTLIKVQTERARRHLGQLGTKKNKYKSRVGSFSLLSNNPTASLQVTRVRRQVQNERKKVKSRGRVGAYSVAGRVDSSHKIPPLPSESINLPGTETQDERTEEKTLFAEEVIC comes from the exons ATGACGGGGCTGGGCCCCAGTGCCTGGACCATCATGGAGGTTGCTCTTTGGGTGTGCCTAAGTTTTCTCTGCCTGCAGGGCAGCTTGCCCCAGCTCACACATGGTGCAGACTGTACTGGGTCATCACAGGAAAATAACTGTGTCAGCGGGCAGACCACCGGAGGAAAG AATGAAGGGCTTGTGCGCCTGAAGCCATCTGCTGCAAGAAAGACCCATAACCAGAAACAGCCACAG ATGTGGCTAGGTGACGACTTGCCATCGGATGTGCTATtggacagacagaagagacagtTGGGGAGGAACTCCCTTCTTCCTGGGTCCTTCTCAGCCGAGGGCTTCCCCAACACACTCATCAAAGTTCAG acagagcGGGCCAGGAGACACCTAGGCCAGTTGGGGACCAAGAAGAACAAGTATAAATCCAGAGTgggatccttctctctcctcagcaaCAACCCCACTGCCTCCCTACAG GTAACCAGAGTACGGAGGCAGGTGCAGAATGAGAGGAAGAAGGTGAAGTCAAGAGGACGAGTCGGAGCGTATTCCGTTGCGGGACGAGTCGACTCATCCCACAAAATCCCCCCCCTCCCATCTGAGTCAATCAATCTTCCAG GGACAGAGACGCAAGATGAGCGCACGGAAGAAAAAACTTTGTTTGCCGAAGAAGTGATTTGCTGA